Below is a window of Halomicrobium mukohataei DSM 12286 DNA.
GAAGTCTGCCACTAAAGTACAACACTGGAGATACCAAGAAAAGCAGGACAACTCCCTGAAGCGATCCTGCCCGGACTGGATTCGCAGCACCTATTGATAGGACTTGGAGCAGACAAATTCCGAGGCCGAGCGTGGCCGTCGGAAGTGAGGGGACCCTAGAGGAGGTCCCGATATCTGATTGCGTGCGACCGAGGTGGTACAGCGGGATCGCTGCCCACAGACAGATTGCGGCTATAACTGATGTCTCAGCGAGTGGCTGCAACGAAGTATTAATACTCCCCGCCATTTCAACGACTGCACCCGCTGGAACGGAAACTGTGTCCAGAGCCTGCCATAAGTAATACACGTGCGGACTGATTGCGATCCCGATCGCTCCAACGATAGACCACTCTATCTGTTTGTTGCTTACCCGTCCGAGCGGGTAAGCTAATGCAACGGCTATACTCGCGAACGCCCACGAAAGACTCCCTATACTCCTCGGGTCGGACCCGAGTTCCCCAAATACTATGCTACCAATCGGTTGCAGTGCGAGACCCATCGAACCAGCACCCAAGACTGTCACGATCACGATCCAGTGGATCTTCTCATGGGGAATAACCATTCGAACACTCCCCAGTATACAGTAAGCGATACCGAGGTGCAGACCAATCGCGACTAACCAACTCTGCTGTTGTCCTGTAGTAGCTCCCAAAGACGCAAAAGCAATAGAAAAAGCTCCGACCAGAGTCAGTCTACCCCCATTATTGCCCATCATAAATATAGTTAAATAACTCCGAATTGTAAAAGGTGATGTTCAGACTAGCTGATTCCCTGCGAGGCTGAAGGATCTGAGCCAGTCGTCAGCGGTGTCTGGATCGACGACAGCGGACAGCCAATACTGCTCGTCATCGATTTGGATCACTGTTTCGTCAACTGCGACCTGATCCGGAGACCGACCAGACTCTGGCTGTAGCTCGGCCTTGTGAACCCAGTTATGAACGGTGGATCGAGCACGATCGACACCAAATATCTCAAGAACCGAAACAGTAGTCAGAAGGGATAATTCAGCAAGGTATAGCTAAATACTGAGCTTCATCAAAATCGTGGTGTCGCTTCTCGTTCAACAAACTCTCAGTCGATCTGGTCGATATTACCGCTGAGGCGTGTGTTTTCGGGCATGAATCGCTCAGAAAACACACCGCCTCACGATTCAGTCATATCTGAACGCTCCCCCTCGACTACACCCCGTTGCTAAGGTGGTGGCGGTCGAAGCCCGGACCATGACAGATCCGTTCGTCGCGATCGGTGGCGACGCGGCCGGCCTGAGCGCCGCCAGCAAGTGCAAGCGCGAGCAGCCAGAGCGGGACGTGATCGTCTTCGAGAAGGGGTCGTGGGTGTCCTATTCGCACTGCGGGATGCCATACTTCGTGAAGGGAGAGGTCGACCGGCTGGACGATCTACTGTCGCTGTCGCCAGCGGAGATCCGGGAGCGGGGGATCGACCTTCGCCGGGGGCACGAGGTCGTGGCGATCGACAGCGACGCACGCGTCCTCACCGTCGAGACGAGCGCGGGCGACCGTCTCGAACAGCCCTACGGCGACCTCCTGATCGGGACCGGCGCGCGTGCGGTCACGACGCCGATCGAGGGGAGCGACCTCGCGGGGGTTCACACGATGCACGGGCTGGACTCGGCCGCGGCCGTCCGCGCTCACCTGCTCGATCCGGCGGTCGACGCCGTCGCAGACGTGGGCGGCGAGGAGTTCGTCGACCGCGAGCTGGTCGAGCGCCACGCCGCGTTCGAGCCGCCAGAGACCGTGGCGATCGTCGGCGGCGGCTACGTCGGCGTCGAGATGGCGGAGGCGTTCAGCGCCCACGGGCTGGACGTTCACCTCTTCCAGCGTGGCGAGCACGTCCTTCCGCCCTTCGGCGAAGCGGTCGCCGAGGTCGTCGAGGGGGAGCTCGCCGCCGAGGGCGTCACGCTCCACCTCGGCGAGGAGGTCCAGCGCCTCGACGGCGACGACGGCCGAGTCGAGCGCCTCGTCTGCGCCGGCGGCGCGTCGCTGGCGGTCGATCTGGCGCTCGTGGGCATCGGGATCCGTCCCAACACGGACCTCCTCGCGGACACGCCGATCGAGACCGGCGTCGCCGACGCCGTCGCGGTCGACGACTACGGCCGGACGAACGTCGACGGCGTCTACGCGGCGGGCGACTGTGCGACGATGCGCCACGCGGTCACCGGCGAGCGCGACTGGGTGCCGCTCGGCCTGACCGCGAATCGGGCGGGGCGAGCGATCGGCGCGACCGTCGCTGGCGACCCGACGCCCGTGGGCGACATCGCGGGGACCGCCGTCGTCAAGGCCTTCGAGCAGGAGTGTGGCCGGACCGGCCTCGTCGATCACGAGGCGGCCAGCGACGCCGGCTTCGATCCGGTCAGCGAGACGAT
It encodes the following:
- a CDS encoding FAD-dependent oxidoreductase: MTDPFVAIGGDAAGLSAASKCKREQPERDVIVFEKGSWVSYSHCGMPYFVKGEVDRLDDLLSLSPAEIRERGIDLRRGHEVVAIDSDARVLTVETSAGDRLEQPYGDLLIGTGARAVTTPIEGSDLAGVHTMHGLDSAAAVRAHLLDPAVDAVADVGGEEFVDRELVERHAAFEPPETVAIVGGGYVGVEMAEAFSAHGLDVHLFQRGEHVLPPFGEAVAEVVEGELAAEGVTLHLGEEVQRLDGDDGRVERLVCAGGASLAVDLALVGIGIRPNTDLLADTPIETGVADAVAVDDYGRTNVDGVYAAGDCATMRHAVTGERDWVPLGLTANRAGRAIGATVAGDPTPVGDIAGTAVVKAFEQECGRTGLVDHEAASDAGFDPVSETITAGSRSGYYPGGAETTVTLIADRDSGRLLGGTIVGTDRAAIRIDIVAMALEQDATVGELERSDLAYAPPFSPVWDPVLTAAKVLGSSVQERY